In Streptomyces pluripotens, the genomic window CCCGGTGAGCCAGCGGCGGTGCCGGACGTGACCGAGTCGGCGTGGGCGTAGCCGCCCGCCGCGGCGATCACTCCGGTTGCAGCCGCCATGGTCATCAGGCCCTTGCGAGTGCCTTGCCGCATGCTGAATTCCCCCCTGCCTTCGTTGCTGGAAAAGACCGGTCGGCCTCGGAACGCATGGCACGCGCTCCGAGGCCGACGGCTCGTAGAAGAAGCCCCTCAGGGCGGGCACCCCTGTCAGGACAGAAGTCCCTCCAGGGAGCCGGCGTCAGTTGTTGACGCAGGTGTTGCCGAAGGCGGGGTTCAGGAGCCCGATCACGTTGATCGTGTTGCCGCACACGTTCACCGGGACGTGCACGGGCACCTGGATGACGTTGCCGGAGACGACGCCCGGGGAGTGCACGGCAGCACCCTGGGCACCGGAGTCGGCGACGGCCAGGCCCGCGCCCGCGAGAACCAGCCCACCGGTGGCAGCCGCAGCAGCGACGACCTTCTTGATCATTATTCCTCCTAGTTGGCAATGCGATCCCAAGGTGCGGGGATCACGTCACCTGTAACGAGGAGGGAGTAATGGAGCTACGAGCTTATGGTCGCATTCACCCATCTCAGTCGATCCCGCACGGCTGCCCGATTACCGTGACTCGCGCCCCCGGCGCGACACGACGTCACGAGGCGTCGATGAACCGGTCCAGCACCCGCACGCCGAACCGCAGCCCGTCCACCGGCACCCGCTCGTCGACGCCGTGGAACATACCGGCGAAATCCAACTCCGGCGGCAACTTCAGCGGCGCGAAGCCGAAGCCCCGGATGCCGAGGTCGTCGAAGGACTTGGCGTCGGTACCGCCGGAGAGCATGTAGGGGATCGCCTTGGCCGTCGGGTCCTCGGCCAGCAGCGCGGACTGCATGGCCGCCACCAGCGCCCCGTCGAAGCCGGTCTCCAACGCCTTGTCGGCGTGCACGTCCTCGCGGCGGACGTTCGGCCCCAGGAGCCGGTCGAGGTCGCCCAGGAACTCCTGCTCGTATCCGGGCAGGAAACGTCCGTCGATGTGCGCGGTGGCCTCGCCCGGGATGACGTTGACCTTGTAGCCGGCGTTCAGCTGCGTGGGGTTGGCGGTGTTGCTCAGAGTCGCGCCGATCAGCTTGGCGATCCCGCCCAGCTCGGCCAGGGTGGACTCCATGTCCTCCGGGTCCAGCTCGATGCCGAGCGCATCGCCCAGTTCGTCGAGGAAGGCCCTGGTGGTCTTGGTCACCCGTACCGGGAACTTGTGGCGGCCGACCCGGGCGACGGCCTCGGACAGCTCGGTGATGGCATTGTCGCGATGGATCATGGAACCGTGCCCGGCGGTGCCGGCCACGGTGAGTTTCATCCAGTGCATGCCCTTCTCGGCGGTCTGGATCAGGTAGAGCCGCCGCTGCTCGTTCACGGTGAAGGAGAAGCCGCCCACCTCGCTGATCGCCTCGGTGACGCCCTCGAACAGTTCGGGGTGACGGTCGACCAGGTGGCGGGCGCCATAGGTGCCGCCTGCCTCCTCGTCGGCGAGGAAGGCGACCACGATGTCCCGCGGAGGCCGCCGCCCACTACGCAGCCGATCGCGTACGACGGCGAGCGTCATGGCGTCCATGTCCTTCATGTCGACGGCCCCTCGCCCCCAGACGCAGCCGTCGGTGACCTCACCCGAGAACGGGTGGTGCGTCCAGTCGTCGGCATTGGCCGGTACGACGTCCAGGTGACCGTGGATCAACAGCGCGGGCCGTGAGGGGTCCTCTCCCTCGATGCGAGCCACCGTCGAGGCACGGCCCGGGTGAGACTCGAAGATCTTCGGCTCCAGCCCCATCTCGGCGAGCTTCTCGGCGACCCACTCGGCGGCCTTGCGCTCACCGGGCCCGGAGTGGTCTCCGTAGTTGCTGGTGTCGAACCGGATCAGCTCGCGGCAGAGGTCCACGACCTCGTCCTCGCCGGTGATCCCGCCGGCGGCGCCCGTCTCGCTCACGCTGCTTCCTCCCGTCGTCACTGCTGGTGGTCCCCCCATCCTCCCTCCGGCCCCGCCCAGGGCCCAAGACCCGTCCCGGCCCGTCACACGCCGTTCACCCGTGACCGCCGCCGGAGACGGGGGGTGATCAGCCATCCTCGAAAGCCTGGTAATGTTTCCTCCGTCGCCGCGAGGAAAGCCCCGCCCACGGGAACTTTCGCACGACAGACACCTTGTCCGGGTGGCGGAATGGCAGACGCGCTAGCTTGAGGTGCTAGTGCCCTTTATCGGGCGTGGGGGTTCAAGTCCCCCCTCGGACACCAGCTGAGACCCCTGTACATCAGGGGTTTTCTGCTTTTCCGGGCTGTGGCGTGACCGACCACGTGACCGACGCCCCAGCGATTCCCCAGGTCAGACCAAGGATGCGGGATCGAGTCGACCCGCACCGGAGGCGGCATTTCCGCGCTCCGTCCTTACGAGCGTCCGTACGTGCCCCTCTTCGGGTGCGGTCGTCCGGGACGCGCGGCTCACCAGCCGTCGGCCTCCTAGACTTGACGTGTGGCCCGGCCCAATGACGAGGTCGAGGCGCTCCTTAAGGAGTACGCGGACCTCATCGCCATCACGGGGGGCGACGCCTTCAAGGTGCGCGCCTACGAGAAGGCGGC contains:
- a CDS encoding M20/M25/M40 family metallo-hydrolase — translated: MSETGAAGGITGEDEVVDLCRELIRFDTSNYGDHSGPGERKAAEWVAEKLAEMGLEPKIFESHPGRASTVARIEGEDPSRPALLIHGHLDVVPANADDWTHHPFSGEVTDGCVWGRGAVDMKDMDAMTLAVVRDRLRSGRRPPRDIVVAFLADEEAGGTYGARHLVDRHPELFEGVTEAISEVGGFSFTVNEQRRLYLIQTAEKGMHWMKLTVAGTAGHGSMIHRDNAITELSEAVARVGRHKFPVRVTKTTRAFLDELGDALGIELDPEDMESTLAELGGIAKLIGATLSNTANPTQLNAGYKVNVIPGEATAHIDGRFLPGYEQEFLGDLDRLLGPNVRREDVHADKALETGFDGALVAAMQSALLAEDPTAKAIPYMLSGGTDAKSFDDLGIRGFGFAPLKLPPELDFAGMFHGVDERVPVDGLRFGVRVLDRFIDAS
- the chpH gene encoding chaplin ChpH; translation: MIKKVVAAAAATGGLVLAGAGLAVADSGAQGAAVHSPGVVSGNVIQVPVHVPVNVCGNTINVIGLLNPAFGNTCVNN